In Mixta intestinalis, the following are encoded in one genomic region:
- the dagF gene encoding 2-dehydro-3-deoxy-phosphogluconate aldolase, which produces MTLTPNFYKDRVCLNVLAGSKANAQAIWQAAEGHVLVGVLSKNYPSVASAIEDMREYAALIDNALSVGLGAGDPRQSAMVSAISGEVQPQHVNQVFTGVGASRALLGQSQTVVNGLVSPTGTPGMVKISTGPLSSQTPDAIVPVETAIAMLKDMGGSSIKYFPMGGLQAIDEFKAVAQACAQHDFWLEPTGGIDLENFEPILQIALDAGVSKIIPHIYSSIIDKQSGNTRPEDVKTLLAITKKCVG; this is translated from the coding sequence ATGACGCTAACCCCTAATTTTTATAAAGACCGGGTCTGCCTGAACGTACTGGCGGGATCGAAAGCGAACGCGCAGGCTATCTGGCAGGCGGCGGAAGGTCATGTGCTGGTTGGCGTACTTTCCAAAAATTACCCCAGCGTGGCAAGCGCCATTGAAGATATGCGTGAATACGCGGCGTTGATTGATAACGCGCTCTCCGTCGGCCTCGGCGCAGGCGATCCGCGTCAGTCGGCGATGGTCAGCGCCATCTCCGGCGAAGTGCAGCCGCAGCATGTAAATCAGGTATTTACCGGCGTGGGGGCCAGCCGCGCTCTGCTCGGCCAGTCGCAGACGGTGGTTAACGGCCTGGTTTCGCCGACAGGCACGCCAGGCATGGTGAAGATCTCTACCGGCCCGCTGAGCTCTCAAACGCCCGATGCAATAGTGCCGGTGGAAACGGCCATTGCGATGCTGAAAGATATGGGCGGCAGCTCGATCAAATATTTTCCGATGGGCGGTCTGCAAGCGATCGATGAGTTTAAGGCGGTAGCGCAGGCGTGTGCGCAGCATGATTTCTGGCTGGAACCAACCGGTGGTATCGACCTGGAAAACTTCGAGCCGATCCTGCAAATTGCGTTAGACGCTGGCGTTAGCAAAATTATTCCACATATCTATAGCTCAATTATTGATAAACAAAGTGGAAATACGCGCCCGGAGGATGTTAAAACCCTGCTGGCTATCACTAAAAAATGCGTTGGCTAA
- a CDS encoding BglG family transcription antiterminator: MRFPNQRLAQLFDILQNETLPQDELARRFAVSTRTVRTDINMLNEMLADHGALFVLSRGEGYQLRILDAARYQRLRQQTPSHLRVPRTSTERIHYLLTRFLTSAWAIKLEDLAEEWFVSRATLQSDMAEVREWLSRYQLTIEARPRYGMKLFGSEMAIRTCLTDLLWQIAQENSESPLLQMEALNSGMLLTLQPLLQQCFARFNIRMTDEGELYLRIYCAVAVRRISEGYPLCDFSAEEVDDEVQQAAHHIINLLRPMAGKAIAPAEEAWLRLNIAARRVEEVAPSAISADDGDSLVDYILSYINTHYNYNLQNDQQLRADLLTHIKTMITRVRYQITIPNPLLTNIKQHYPMAYDVTLAAVSSWSKYTPYEISENEIGFLVLHIGVGLERHYNVGYQRHPQVLLVCDTGNSTVRMIQAMLLRRYPQIVVTRIISLREYEALAAIEEDFIISTVRLSEKGKPVVVMSPFPTDYQLEQLGKLVLVDRTRPYMLEKFFDARHFCIIDHPIDQAQLFRQLCQQLEQEGFVDEAFYPSVEEREAILSTMLGEGIALPHSLGLLAKKSVVYTVLAPHGIVWGEETAYVIFLLAISKEDYEEAMAIYDLFVTFMRERAMTRLRDSHDFDSFKAVALDCLSRL, encoded by the coding sequence GTGAGGTTTCCAAACCAGCGACTGGCGCAATTGTTTGATATATTGCAAAACGAAACGCTGCCGCAGGACGAGCTGGCGCGGCGTTTCGCCGTCTCCACGCGCACCGTGCGCACCGATATCAATATGCTGAATGAGATGCTGGCCGATCACGGCGCGCTGTTCGTTCTCAGTCGCGGTGAAGGCTACCAGCTGCGTATTCTTGATGCGGCGCGCTATCAGCGTCTGCGCCAGCAGACGCCGTCCCATCTGCGCGTGCCGCGCACTTCTACCGAACGCATACATTATCTGCTGACGCGCTTTCTCACTTCGGCATGGGCCATCAAGCTGGAGGATCTGGCGGAAGAGTGGTTTGTCAGCCGCGCCACGCTGCAAAGCGATATGGCTGAGGTGCGTGAGTGGCTCAGCCGCTATCAGCTCACTATTGAGGCGCGTCCGCGCTACGGTATGAAGCTGTTCGGTAGCGAAATGGCGATTCGTACCTGTCTTACCGATCTGCTCTGGCAAATCGCGCAGGAGAACAGCGAAAGTCCGCTTCTGCAAATGGAGGCGCTGAATAGCGGGATGCTGTTGACGCTACAGCCTCTGCTACAGCAATGCTTTGCACGCTTTAACATCCGCATGACCGATGAAGGCGAGCTTTACCTGCGCATTTACTGCGCGGTGGCGGTACGTCGCATTAGCGAAGGCTACCCGCTCTGCGATTTTAGCGCCGAGGAGGTGGATGACGAGGTGCAGCAGGCGGCGCATCATATTATCAACCTGCTGCGCCCGATGGCCGGCAAGGCGATTGCGCCGGCGGAAGAGGCCTGGCTGCGACTAAATATCGCCGCCCGGCGCGTGGAAGAGGTTGCGCCCAGCGCCATCAGCGCCGATGATGGCGATTCGCTGGTGGACTATATCCTCAGCTACATCAATACCCACTACAACTACAATCTGCAAAACGATCAGCAGCTACGCGCCGATCTGCTCACGCATATTAAAACCATGATCACCCGCGTGCGCTATCAGATCACTATTCCTAATCCGCTGTTGACCAATATCAAACAGCATTATCCGATGGCCTATGACGTCACGCTGGCGGCGGTCTCCAGCTGGAGTAAGTACACGCCTTACGAAATCAGCGAAAACGAAATTGGCTTTCTGGTGCTGCACATCGGCGTTGGGCTGGAGCGCCACTATAACGTTGGCTACCAGCGCCATCCGCAGGTGCTGCTGGTATGCGATACCGGCAACTCTACCGTGCGCATGATTCAGGCGATGCTGCTGCGCCGCTATCCGCAAATCGTGGTGACGCGCATTATTTCGCTGCGTGAGTATGAGGCGCTGGCGGCTATCGAAGAAGATTTTATTATCTCTACCGTGCGGCTTAGCGAGAAAGGCAAGCCGGTGGTGGTGATGTCGCCGTTTCCCACCGACTATCAGCTGGAGCAGCTGGGTAAACTGGTGCTGGTGGATCGCACTCGACCCTATATGTTGGAGAAATTTTTCGACGCTCGCCATTTCTGCATTATCGATCATCCCATCGATCAGGCGCAGCTGTTTCGCCAGCTCTGTCAGCAGCTGGAGCAGGAAGGCTTTGTCGATGAGGCTTTTTATCCCTCGGTAGAGGAGCGCGAGGCGATTCTCAGCACTATGCTGGGCGAAGGGATCGCGCTGCCGCATTCGCTGGGACTGCTGGCGAAGAAAAGCGTGGTGTATACCGTGCTGGCACCGCATGGCATCGTCTGGGGCGAAGAGACCGCCTATGTGATCTTCCTGCTGGCGATCAGTAAAGAGGATTATGAAGAGGCGATGGCGATTTACGATCTGTTCGTCACCTTTATGCGCGAACGCGCCATGACGCGGCTACGCGACAGCCACGACTTCGACAGCTTTAAGGCAGTGGCGCTGGATTGTTTGAGTCGGCTGTAA
- a CDS encoding DgaE family pyridoxal phosphate-dependent ammonia lyase → MSSIYEKYGLKQVINASGRMTILGVSTPTADVVETVKYGLNHYFEMKDLVDKTGAYIAGLLGAENAVVVSCASAGIAQSVAAVIVKDDRWLLDNLHAAALTVPHEIVLPKGHNVNFGAPVGTMVALGGGRLVEAGYANECTPEQLAAAISPQTAAVMYIKSHHCVQKSHLSVEQAAAVARQHNVPLIVDAAAEEDLQRYYQQGADLVIYSGAKAIEGPTSGLVVGRHQYVEWVKRQSAGIGRAMKVGKEGILGLTQAIENYLTREKESGAQMVEKMTTFIDNLNGLKGVSARVVWDAAGRDIARAEIHFDEAKIGQTTGDLVQALKNGATAIYFRGYKANEGIVEADVRSVTAEQLNTIFINIQALITGEK, encoded by the coding sequence ATGTCTTCAATTTATGAAAAATATGGCCTGAAGCAGGTAATTAACGCTTCCGGGCGCATGACCATCCTCGGCGTCTCTACGCCGACGGCTGATGTGGTGGAGACGGTGAAGTATGGTCTCAACCATTACTTCGAAATGAAAGATTTAGTGGATAAGACCGGTGCCTACATCGCCGGTCTGCTCGGCGCTGAAAATGCGGTGGTGGTTTCCTGCGCCTCGGCAGGGATTGCGCAGTCGGTAGCGGCGGTGATTGTTAAAGATGACCGCTGGTTGCTGGATAACCTGCATGCTGCCGCGCTGACGGTGCCGCATGAAATCGTGCTGCCGAAAGGGCACAACGTCAACTTTGGCGCGCCGGTAGGCACCATGGTGGCGCTGGGCGGTGGACGTCTGGTTGAAGCGGGCTATGCCAACGAATGTACGCCAGAACAGCTTGCTGCCGCCATCTCACCGCAAACCGCGGCGGTTATGTATATCAAATCACACCACTGCGTGCAGAAAAGCCATCTTAGCGTCGAACAGGCGGCAGCGGTGGCACGCCAGCATAACGTGCCGTTGATCGTTGATGCGGCGGCGGAAGAGGATCTGCAACGTTACTACCAGCAGGGCGCAGATCTGGTGATCTACAGCGGTGCGAAAGCGATTGAAGGGCCAACCAGCGGGCTGGTCGTGGGGCGTCATCAGTATGTGGAGTGGGTGAAACGCCAGTCGGCGGGCATCGGTCGCGCCATGAAAGTGGGCAAAGAGGGCATCCTCGGCCTGACGCAGGCGATAGAAAACTACCTGACGCGTGAAAAAGAGAGCGGGGCGCAGATGGTGGAGAAAATGACCACCTTTATCGACAACCTGAATGGACTGAAAGGCGTCAGCGCTCGCGTAGTATGGGATGCAGCAGGGCGCGATATCGCCCGGGCGGAGATTCATTTTGACGAGGCGAAAATCGGTCAAACCACTGGCGATCTGGTACAGGCGCTGAAAAACGGTGCGACGGCAATCTATTTCCGCGGCTATAAGGCCAATGAAGGCATCGTGGAAGCAGACGTGCGCAGCGTCACGGCGGAACAGCTCAATACCATCTTTATCAATATCCAGGCTCTGATAACAGGAGAAAAATAA
- a CDS encoding lactonase family protein, translating into MRLFSALMVLLSAAPLAQAAPWAFVGSYQPHGEGVYRFNVAPDGALSGKTLVSQLPNAAQLTANARGDVLYVASESSPGTVTAWRLNTAGELTMINQVSSAGDGPVYLTLTPDGRFLLVANYVSGSIAVLPVREDGGLDNASDSRQHQGPPGAAQPQAAVEGSFASSDHDGPHAHMIASDASGRYVFSTDLGLDRIYQYRLSEQGRLTPNTPPWLAASSAGAGPRHFVFAPHGEALYLINEEASTLTRYRFNPQTGLLSEQQTLSSLPSGYKGTSFASGLVIDKAGKHLYVLNRLHNSIAHFRIASGGELQLVDHIWTQGDYPRTLTLSPDERSLYVLNQRSDNITRFQRDPENGGLRFSGDFTAVGAPSQMVIVP; encoded by the coding sequence ATGCGACTGTTTTCAGCTCTGATGGTACTACTCAGCGCGGCACCGCTGGCTCAGGCTGCACCCTGGGCCTTTGTTGGCAGCTATCAGCCGCATGGTGAAGGTGTTTACCGCTTCAACGTTGCGCCGGACGGGGCGCTCAGCGGCAAAACGCTGGTCAGCCAGCTGCCCAACGCCGCACAGCTGACGGCTAACGCGCGCGGCGATGTGCTCTACGTCGCCAGCGAAAGCAGCCCCGGCACCGTTACAGCCTGGCGGCTGAATACGGCGGGCGAGCTGACGATGATTAACCAGGTTAGCAGCGCAGGCGACGGACCGGTTTACCTGACGCTGACGCCTGACGGTAGGTTTCTGCTGGTGGCTAACTACGTAAGCGGCAGCATTGCGGTGCTGCCGGTACGTGAAGATGGCGGCCTGGATAACGCCAGCGACAGCAGGCAGCACCAGGGGCCGCCGGGCGCTGCACAGCCGCAGGCAGCGGTAGAGGGCAGCTTTGCCAGCAGCGATCATGACGGGCCGCATGCGCATATGATCGCCAGCGACGCCTCCGGGCGCTACGTCTTCAGTACCGATTTGGGTTTAGATCGTATTTATCAATATCGGCTTAGCGAGCAGGGCAGGCTGACGCCGAATACGCCGCCGTGGCTCGCTGCCTCTTCCGCCGGGGCAGGGCCGCGCCATTTCGTCTTTGCGCCGCATGGCGAAGCGCTCTACCTGATTAACGAAGAGGCTTCAACGCTGACGCGTTATCGTTTTAACCCGCAGACGGGCCTGCTGAGCGAACAGCAGACGCTCTCATCGCTGCCGTCGGGCTACAAAGGCACCAGTTTTGCCTCCGGGTTAGTTATCGACAAGGCTGGTAAGCATCTCTATGTGCTTAACCGTCTGCATAACAGCATCGCGCATTTCCGTATTGCCAGCGGTGGCGAGCTGCAGCTGGTGGATCACATCTGGACGCAGGGCGACTATCCACGCACGCTGACGCTCTCGCCCGATGAACGATCGCTCTACGTGCTTAATCAGCGCAGCGATAATATCACCCGCTTCCAGCGGGATCCGGAGAACGGCGGATTACGCTTCAGCGGCGATTTTACCGCAGTTGGCGCGCCGTCGCAGATGGTGATCGTACCGTGA